One part of the Nostoc sp. PCC 7120 = FACHB-418 genome encodes these proteins:
- a CDS encoding glutamate synthase-related protein: MNDNSTHQNQQITANNNSGDTYQGQRWLVEERDACGVGFIAHRQNHGSHEIVAKALAALTCLEHRGGCSADQDSGDGAGILTAIPWELLQQDYPQGQIDFLSSKNIAVGMIFLPQDGEVARKAKAIFEQIATEEKFTVLGWRVVPVQPDLLGIQAKENQPRIEQVILSADNSGDALERQLFIARKRLFKAVKSISEEFYICSLSSRTIVYKGMVRSAVLGAFYLDLQNPAYKSAFAVYHRRFSTNTMPKWPLAQPMRLLGHNGEINTLLGNINWMMAREANLSHPIWGDRFDELKPSVLMGNSDSATLDNVLELLVHSGRSPLEALMIMVPEAYQNQPSLRNYPEIIDFYEYYSGLQEAWDGPALLVFGDGKTVGATLDRNGLRPARYLITKDDYIVVASEAGVVDFPEADIIEKGRLGPGQMIAVDLVNHEVLKNWEIKQRIAKQQPYGEWLQKYRQELKQVTIQVNGNGNGNGNGNGNGHVTTAKIDKETLLRKQLAFGYTTEDVEMVIQPMAATGSEPTFCMGDDIPLAVLTDKPHLLYDYFKQRFAQVTNPAIDPLREKLVMSLKVELGERGNLLEPKPEYARRLKLESPVLLESELAAIKLSGFATAELSTLFAIASGPDGLKAAVLALQQQAAESVRAGAKILILNDRAGEGISTEYSYIPPLLAVGAVHHYLIREGLRTKTSLIVNTAQCWSTHHFACLIGYGAGAVCPYMTLETVRNWWSDPATQQFMERGKITSLSLEQAIANYRKAVESGLLKILSKMGISLLSSYQAAQIFEAIGIGGDLLALGFQGTASRIGGLSVSELAQEVLSIHSKAFPELATHKLENLGFVNYRPTGEYHMNNPKLAKALHEAVDGKKYDHYEVYKQYLQDRPITALRDLLDFHSDRTPISLEEVESVSDIVKRFCTGGMSLGALSREAHEVLAIAMNRIGGKSNSGEGGEDPVRYKVLDDVDASGHSPTLPHLRGLRNGDTASSAIKQVASGRFGVTPEYLASARQIEIKIAQGAKPGEGGQLPGPKVSQYIAMLRRSKPGVTLISPPPHHDIYSIEDLAQLIFDLHQINPKAQVSVKLVAEIGIGTIAAGVAKANADIIQISGHDGGTGASPLSSIKHAGSPWELGLSEVHRVLMENSLRDRVVLRVDGGLKSGWDVLIGALMGAEEFGFGSIAMIAEGCIMARICHTNNCPVGVASQKEELRKRFTGIPEHVVNFFYFVAEEVRHLLAKLGYRSLSEIIGRADILTTRKDVQLPKTQAINLNCLLQLPDTKENRSWLVHEQVHSNGPVVDDQLLADPDIQAAIRNQSAVTKTLPIVNTDRTLGARLAGAIASQYGDSGFEGQINLNFTGSVGQSFGAFNLPGIILTLKGEANDYVGKGMHGGEIIIKPPTEATYDPAQNVIVGNTCLYGATGGVLFANGLGGERFAVRNSKGVAVIEGTGDHCCEYMTGGTIVVLGKVGRNVAAGMTGGLAYFLDEDGLFPELVNREIVKIQRVLTTAGEKQLQDLIQAHAERTGSPKAQMILDNWQEYLPKFWQLVPPSEAESPEANPQAVVEKYLSSV, translated from the coding sequence ATGAATGATAACTCGACGCATCAAAACCAACAAATCACGGCGAATAATAATTCAGGGGATACCTACCAGGGGCAAAGGTGGTTAGTAGAAGAACGAGATGCCTGTGGTGTAGGTTTTATAGCTCATCGTCAAAATCATGGCAGTCACGAAATTGTGGCTAAAGCTTTAGCGGCTTTGACCTGTTTAGAACATCGGGGTGGTTGTAGTGCTGACCAAGATTCTGGTGACGGTGCAGGTATATTAACCGCTATTCCTTGGGAATTGTTGCAACAAGATTATCCCCAGGGACAGATAGACTTTTTGTCAAGCAAAAATATTGCTGTGGGCATGATCTTTTTGCCACAAGATGGAGAAGTTGCCCGAAAAGCCAAAGCCATTTTTGAGCAAATTGCCACGGAAGAAAAATTTACTGTATTGGGCTGGCGAGTAGTTCCGGTACAACCTGATTTATTGGGGATACAGGCAAAAGAAAATCAACCCCGAATTGAGCAAGTTATATTGAGCGCCGATAACAGTGGTGATGCACTAGAAAGGCAACTTTTCATCGCCCGTAAGCGTCTATTCAAAGCGGTAAAAAGTATCTCTGAAGAATTTTACATTTGTTCTTTGTCCAGTCGCACAATTGTTTATAAGGGCATGGTGCGATCGGCAGTTTTAGGAGCATTTTATCTAGACCTACAAAATCCAGCTTATAAGAGCGCCTTTGCTGTTTATCACCGTCGCTTTAGTACGAATACTATGCCCAAGTGGCCATTAGCGCAACCCATGCGGCTATTGGGTCATAACGGGGAAATTAATACCCTATTGGGAAATATTAACTGGATGATGGCTAGAGAAGCTAACTTGAGTCATCCCATTTGGGGCGATCGCTTTGACGAACTCAAGCCATCAGTTCTCATGGGAAACAGTGACTCGGCAACTCTCGATAACGTCCTCGAATTATTGGTGCATTCTGGGCGTAGCCCCTTGGAAGCCTTGATGATTATGGTTCCAGAAGCTTACCAAAATCAACCATCCTTGCGTAACTATCCCGAAATCATTGATTTTTACGAATATTACAGTGGTTTGCAAGAAGCATGGGACGGGCCAGCACTGTTGGTATTTGGGGATGGTAAAACAGTAGGTGCAACATTAGACCGGAATGGTTTAAGACCAGCTCGTTATCTCATTACCAAAGATGATTATATAGTGGTGGCTTCAGAAGCTGGGGTAGTAGATTTCCCAGAAGCAGACATTATTGAGAAAGGTAGACTAGGCCCTGGACAAATGATTGCGGTGGATTTAGTTAACCATGAAGTACTAAAAAATTGGGAAATTAAGCAGCGCATTGCCAAACAGCAACCTTATGGGGAATGGCTACAAAAGTACCGTCAAGAACTTAAGCAAGTTACCATTCAGGTGAATGGTAACGGTAATGGTAATGGCAACGGTAATGGTAATGGTCATGTAACCACTGCGAAGATTGACAAAGAAACCTTACTGCGTAAGCAATTAGCCTTTGGTTACACCACAGAAGATGTGGAGATGGTGATTCAACCGATGGCCGCCACTGGTTCAGAACCGACTTTCTGTATGGGCGATGATATCCCCTTGGCAGTGCTGACAGACAAACCCCACTTGCTCTATGACTATTTCAAACAGCGTTTTGCCCAAGTAACCAACCCAGCAATTGACCCATTAAGGGAAAAGCTGGTGATGTCTTTGAAAGTGGAACTGGGCGAGAGAGGTAACTTATTGGAACCCAAGCCAGAATACGCTAGAAGACTGAAGCTGGAATCGCCAGTACTATTAGAGTCAGAATTGGCAGCGATTAAGCTATCGGGATTTGCTACGGCTGAATTGTCTACTTTGTTTGCGATCGCTAGTGGGCCAGATGGTCTAAAAGCAGCAGTCCTAGCCTTGCAACAACAAGCAGCTGAATCAGTCCGGGCTGGTGCGAAAATTCTAATTTTGAACGATCGCGCAGGTGAGGGTATCAGCACAGAATATAGTTATATTCCGCCCCTATTAGCCGTGGGTGCAGTGCATCACTACTTAATTCGGGAAGGATTGCGAACGAAGACATCTTTAATTGTCAATACGGCTCAATGCTGGAGTACACACCATTTTGCTTGTTTAATTGGCTATGGCGCAGGTGCTGTTTGTCCTTACATGACGTTGGAGACAGTGCGGAATTGGTGGTCAGACCCTGCAACCCAACAGTTCATGGAACGGGGTAAAATCACTAGCCTCTCATTAGAGCAAGCGATCGCCAACTATCGTAAAGCTGTAGAGTCAGGTTTGTTGAAGATTCTCTCAAAAATGGGAATTTCCCTCCTCTCCAGCTATCAAGCAGCGCAGATTTTTGAAGCCATCGGTATTGGTGGCGATTTGTTAGCTTTGGGATTCCAAGGAACAGCTTCTCGCATTGGTGGCTTGAGTGTCAGCGAGTTAGCCCAAGAGGTCTTGTCCATCCACAGCAAGGCTTTCCCAGAACTAGCAACCCACAAGTTAGAAAACTTAGGGTTTGTCAACTACCGCCCTACCGGCGAGTATCACATGAACAACCCCAAGCTGGCAAAAGCGCTGCACGAAGCTGTAGATGGGAAGAAATACGACCACTACGAAGTTTACAAACAGTACTTGCAAGACAGACCAATTACAGCCTTACGAGACTTGCTAGATTTCCACAGCGATCGCACCCCCATATCTCTAGAAGAAGTAGAATCAGTGAGCGATATTGTCAAGCGCTTCTGTACTGGAGGGATGTCCTTGGGTGCATTGTCACGGGAAGCCCACGAAGTATTAGCGATCGCCATGAACCGGATTGGTGGTAAATCCAACTCTGGTGAGGGTGGAGAAGACCCAGTACGTTACAAAGTATTAGATGATGTGGACGCATCGGGACACTCACCAACTCTGCCCCATTTGCGAGGTTTGCGGAACGGAGACACAGCTTCTAGTGCCATCAAGCAAGTCGCATCAGGACGCTTTGGTGTCACACCAGAGTATTTAGCCAGCGCCAGACAAATCGAAATCAAAATTGCCCAAGGTGCAAAACCAGGGGAAGGTGGACAGCTACCAGGGCCAAAGGTCAGCCAATACATTGCCATGTTACGGCGGTCTAAGCCTGGTGTAACCTTGATTTCACCACCACCGCACCATGATATTTATTCCATTGAAGACTTAGCACAGTTGATTTTTGACCTACACCAAATCAACCCTAAAGCCCAAGTATCAGTGAAATTGGTAGCAGAGATTGGTATTGGGACAATTGCGGCTGGTGTGGCGAAAGCCAATGCGGATATCATCCAAATTTCTGGTCATGACGGTGGTACAGGTGCATCACCACTCTCATCCATTAAACACGCTGGTTCACCTTGGGAACTAGGTTTGAGTGAAGTGCATCGGGTATTGATGGAAAATAGCCTGCGCGATCGCGTGGTTTTACGTGTAGATGGCGGTCTCAAGAGTGGTTGGGACGTGTTAATTGGGGCGTTGATGGGTGCAGAGGAATTCGGCTTCGGTTCCATCGCCATGATTGCAGAAGGCTGTATTATGGCGAGAATCTGCCACACCAATAACTGTCCTGTAGGTGTTGCTTCCCAGAAAGAAGAATTACGCAAACGCTTTACAGGTATCCCCGAACACGTTGTTAATTTCTTCTACTTCGTTGCGGAAGAAGTGCGTCATCTGTTAGCAAAACTTGGCTATCGTTCTTTGTCGGAAATCATCGGCCGGGCTGACATCCTGACAACACGTAAAGACGTACAACTTCCCAAAACCCAAGCTATCAACCTCAACTGCTTACTCCAGCTACCAGACACCAAAGAAAATCGTAGTTGGTTGGTCCATGAACAAGTCCACAGCAACGGCCCAGTTGTGGATGACCAATTGCTGGCTGACCCTGATATTCAAGCAGCCATTCGCAACCAATCTGCTGTTACCAAAACCTTACCTATAGTCAATACTGACAGAACATTGGGAGCAAGACTAGCTGGGGCGATCGCTTCTCAATACGGTGATAGTGGTTTTGAGGGACAAATTAACCTTAATTTCACAGGTAGCGTCGGTCAAAGCTTTGGTGCTTTCAACCTCCCTGGTATTATTCTCACCCTGAAGGGAGAAGCCAACGACTACGTAGGTAAAGGAATGCATGGTGGTGAAATTATTATCAAACCACCAACCGAGGCTACTTATGATCCTGCACAAAACGTCATTGTGGGTAATACCTGTCTCTACGGTGCTACAGGTGGGGTATTGTTTGCCAATGGTTTAGGCGGAGAACGCTTTGCTGTACGTAACTCTAAAGGTGTAGCCGTAATTGAAGGTACTGGTGATCACTGCTGCGAGTATATGACAGGTGGCACAATTGTCGTCCTTGGCAAAGTAGGACGCAACGTAGCTGCGGGGATGACTGGTGGGTTAGCTTACTTCTTAGATGAAGATGGTTTATTCCCTGAATTAGTTAACCGGGAAATCGTGAAAATTCAACGGGTGCTAACCACAGCCGGGGAGAAACAACTGCAAGACTTAATTCAAGCTCATGCAGAACGTACAGGTTCGCCAAAAGCTCAAATGATCTTAGACAATTGGCAGGAATACTTGCCTAAATTCTGGCAACTAGTACCACCTTCAGAGGCTGAAAGCCCAGAAGCTAACCCCCAAGCTGTAGTAGAGAAATATCTGAGTTCTGTCTAG
- a CDS encoding ArnT family glycosyltransferase, giving the protein MRPITQRKLLLVLLVAALALWLTFLGNLPLRDWDEGTIAQVARDIWQAPVGSMRWLYPTLAGEAYHNKPPLMHVLIAWAYSIGGVNEWTTRFPGAFITALGVPLLYLLGRSLFNRSLPALFAALVYLTMLPVVRHGRLAMLDGTLITFFLFVLFCLVKARQNQKYALGVGIGLGLIALTKGMMVLLLGGIAGLFLLADRQLILLTSPYLWSGLFLGSAPAIAWYIAQWQHYGGSFLETNLQSQTFNRLFQPVEGHSGPPWYYVLEILKYGFPWLLFLPGGLYLAAKKRDTSWGCLILVGTIVYLVSISVMRTKLPWYVMPIYPFLALAIGAKLADVWQYHHVKSTTWVVLFVILAIAGLGGCIYFVATEPQPVLIAMSLVLAVSMSTVAWLINQGDRNFIPVLFAGMYLVLTMFVSSQSWIWELNEAFPVKPVAALIRQYVSPGTKIYTSFAYNRPSLDFYCDCQVLTKPSISQQIGSNNHYLLLDNTILEKINLSRNEILGTVENFTLIAPAKN; this is encoded by the coding sequence ATGCGCCCAATCACACAAAGAAAATTACTATTAGTTTTGTTGGTTGCTGCTTTGGCTTTGTGGCTCACATTTTTAGGTAACTTACCTTTAAGAGATTGGGACGAGGGTACTATAGCACAGGTCGCTCGTGACATTTGGCAGGCTCCAGTTGGTTCTATGCGTTGGCTTTATCCCACCTTGGCGGGGGAGGCTTATCATAACAAACCCCCTCTAATGCACGTATTAATTGCTTGGGCTTACTCTATTGGAGGTGTCAATGAATGGACAACACGTTTTCCTGGCGCATTTATCACTGCCTTGGGAGTACCTTTATTGTACTTGTTAGGGCGATCGCTTTTTAACCGCAGTTTACCAGCTTTGTTTGCGGCATTAGTTTATTTAACTATGTTGCCTGTGGTACGCCACGGAAGACTAGCAATGTTGGATGGTACGCTTATTACCTTTTTCTTATTCGTTTTGTTTTGTCTAGTAAAAGCCCGCCAAAATCAAAAATATGCCTTAGGTGTGGGTATCGGTTTAGGGCTAATTGCTCTAACTAAAGGGATGATGGTTTTGCTATTAGGCGGAATTGCTGGTTTGTTTCTTTTAGCAGATAGACAATTAATTTTATTAACTAGCCCCTATTTATGGTCAGGTCTATTTTTAGGAAGTGCGCCAGCGATCGCCTGGTATATTGCTCAATGGCAACATTATGGAGGTAGTTTTTTAGAAACCAATTTGCAATCACAAACCTTTAATCGGCTTTTTCAACCTGTAGAAGGACATAGCGGCCCACCTTGGTACTACGTACTGGAAATACTCAAATATGGTTTTCCTTGGCTATTGTTTTTACCAGGAGGACTTTATTTAGCTGCAAAAAAGCGTGATACTTCTTGGGGTTGTTTAATTCTTGTCGGGACAATTGTCTATTTGGTAAGTATTTCTGTGATGAGAACTAAACTACCTTGGTACGTTATGCCAATATATCCATTTTTGGCTTTGGCTATTGGTGCTAAATTAGCTGATGTTTGGCAGTACCATCATGTTAAATCAACAACTTGGGTAGTATTATTTGTCATACTGGCGATCGCAGGTTTAGGCGGCTGCATTTACTTTGTGGCTACTGAACCTCAGCCTGTCCTAATTGCCATGAGTCTTGTCTTAGCCGTGAGTATGTCTACGGTAGCATGGCTGATTAATCAAGGCGATCGCAACTTTATTCCAGTTTTATTTGCAGGGATGTATTTAGTTTTAACTATGTTCGTAAGTTCCCAGTCATGGATTTGGGAATTAAACGAAGCATTTCCAGTCAAACCAGTTGCCGCATTAATCCGCCAATACGTTTCACCAGGCACCAAGATTTATACTTCTTTTGCCTATAATCGCCCTAGTCTAGATTTTTACTGTGATTGTCAAGTTCTGACTAAGCCATCCATTTCCCAGCAAATCGGAAGCAATAATCATTATTTGCTTTTGGATAATACAATTTTAGAAAAGATCAACTTATCTAGAAACGAAATTTTAGGAACTGTTGAAAACTTTACTTTGATTGCTCCCGCTAAAAATTAA
- a CDS encoding ArnT family glycosyltransferase, with the protein MNYSDASKIKRDYIILLIIFFVTLFIDRIWFFIDDSIPAYDQSAHLTTVLHHYRIFQNFNIFSGDWWLSLWEITPSYRAPFVYICTVPFLFLFGRGYDQASLVNLLYTAIIIVSVYSLGIYLFKNRKTAITASIFCLLFPVLGIIRTDYLLDYGLTAIIALTFTILTIWKDRKTGFSAWLLTLGLGISLGLIMLAKPTGFIFIFIPGILTLISFVRKGSYLKLIQSGLSLIVAWLVCGFWYGLNWLTIITSALNANRVGQREGDPPATTIAGWLVYPQMIPDTIGLPILFVSIGTLLVYLWQNKFDFHVIKNKWHQSSLNWLIIFLLSSYVICSLGTNKDIRFILPCFPIISLILSYFCNLIDNKWFSRLRITTIGLSFIVLLNSLFPLPIIQGWGIKHFPNDEATKYPLSQLIGKINQINPYLRSALGVIPVSTPQVNQFTLDYFGTLADFLVYSRKLTTQLSQVEQDLEYFSWYVTRENEPDEPGERGETKRKLKSLVESSKDLKLQDEWQLPQDDKLRLYHRINPAVVVENLNSGDSQVILKQVITANNFVKDQNNPVTYKITGAWDELQNGLLLLKWQNEESSFYHDHAIALGNLYCGLQCHPQGIFQITENLSAFIPKNVALGKYQLSALYLDRRNGKVTPLNIANITVNVSDTGIVEKAPALDLVSRMSQLGLELQKGKLDNIFEQISNFNQYDPTQDYLKQIEFAAIYHLQNEPNNLNWRYTLVLSQLLQRKVPDLIENLTQLTQYDKQNPYVWLYLAFVYLYDFQPRQAEAKLAIAEQLQADIPELKTLKTVTNIMKFLPLFHF; encoded by the coding sequence ATGAATTACTCAGATGCTTCTAAAATCAAAAGAGACTATATCATCCTGTTGATAATTTTTTTTGTCACATTATTCATAGATAGAATTTGGTTTTTCATAGATGACTCTATTCCCGCCTATGATCAAAGCGCACATCTAACAACTGTATTGCACCATTATCGAATTTTTCAAAACTTCAATATTTTTTCTGGTGACTGGTGGTTATCGCTGTGGGAAATAACCCCTAGTTATCGCGCTCCTTTTGTATATATTTGTACCGTTCCATTCTTATTTTTATTTGGCAGGGGATATGACCAAGCAAGTTTAGTAAACCTTTTATATACAGCTATCATTATTGTTTCAGTTTATAGTTTAGGCATTTATTTATTTAAAAATCGAAAAACTGCTATAACAGCCAGTATATTTTGTTTACTATTTCCTGTATTGGGAATTATACGAACAGACTATTTATTAGACTATGGATTAACAGCAATTATCGCCCTAACATTCACTATATTAACTATTTGGAAAGACAGAAAAACAGGCTTTTCCGCGTGGTTATTAACCTTGGGCTTAGGAATAAGTTTAGGGTTGATTATGTTAGCAAAACCCACAGGATTTATTTTTATTTTTATTCCTGGGATACTGACATTAATTAGCTTTGTTAGAAAAGGTAGTTATCTAAAGTTAATCCAATCAGGTTTATCTTTGATAGTAGCTTGGCTAGTTTGTGGTTTTTGGTACGGTTTAAATTGGTTAACTATTATTACATCCGCGTTAAATGCTAATAGAGTAGGTCAAAGAGAAGGTGATCCTCCAGCTACAACCATAGCCGGATGGTTGGTTTACCCACAAATGATCCCAGACACTATTGGCTTACCGATATTATTTGTCAGTATAGGTACTTTACTAGTTTATTTGTGGCAAAATAAATTTGATTTTCATGTAATTAAAAATAAGTGGCATCAGTCCAGTTTAAATTGGTTAATCATTTTTTTGCTGAGTAGCTATGTAATTTGCTCTCTTGGTACTAATAAGGATATTAGGTTTATTCTGCCTTGTTTTCCGATAATCAGTCTAATTCTGTCTTATTTTTGTAATTTGATTGATAATAAATGGTTTAGTAGACTCCGAATAACGACTATTGGTCTAAGTTTCATAGTTTTACTCAATAGTTTATTCCCTCTACCCATTATTCAAGGATGGGGAATTAAGCATTTTCCTAATGATGAGGCAACAAAATATCCACTTTCCCAACTAATAGGCAAAATTAACCAAATAAATCCATACTTAAGGTCAGCTTTAGGCGTTATTCCAGTTTCAACACCTCAAGTCAATCAGTTTACTTTAGATTATTTTGGGACATTAGCTGATTTTCTAGTATATAGCAGGAAATTGACGACGCAATTATCTCAAGTTGAGCAGGATTTAGAGTATTTTTCTTGGTATGTTACTAGAGAAAATGAACCTGATGAACCTGGAGAAAGGGGAGAAACTAAAAGAAAATTGAAATCTTTAGTAGAATCTTCTAAAGATTTAAAATTGCAGGATGAGTGGCAATTGCCCCAAGATGATAAATTACGATTGTACCACCGCATAAATCCTGCTGTAGTCGTTGAAAATTTAAATAGCGGTGATTCTCAAGTTATTTTAAAACAAGTTATAACTGCTAACAATTTTGTGAAAGATCAGAATAATCCAGTTACTTATAAAATAACAGGCGCTTGGGATGAATTACAAAATGGGTTATTACTATTAAAATGGCAAAATGAAGAATCATCATTTTATCATGACCACGCGATCGCTCTAGGTAACTTATATTGTGGTCTTCAATGCCATCCTCAAGGAATTTTTCAGATAACAGAAAATCTCTCCGCATTTATTCCCAAAAATGTTGCTTTAGGAAAATATCAACTATCAGCACTATATTTAGATAGAAGAAATGGTAAAGTTACACCGTTGAATATCGCTAATATTACCGTAAATGTGTCCGATACGGGGATAGTAGAAAAAGCACCAGCTTTAGATTTAGTTTCTAGGATGTCCCAATTAGGATTAGAATTACAAAAGGGTAAATTAGATAATATATTTGAGCAGATATCTAATTTTAATCAATATGATCCTACTCAAGATTACTTAAAACAAATTGAATTTGCAGCCATTTATCATCTGCAAAATGAGCCGAATAATTTAAACTGGCGTTATACTTTGGTGCTGTCACAACTTTTACAAAGGAAAGTTCCAGATTTAATCGAAAATTTAACCCAGTTAACTCAATATGATAAACAAAACCCTTATGTGTGGCTGTATCTAGCATTTGTTTATTTGTATGACTTTCAACCCAGACAAGCTGAGGCAAAATTAGCGATCGCCGAACAGTTACAAGCAGACATACCAGAATTAAAAACACTGAAAACGGTGACAAATATTATGAAATTCCTGCCATTATTCCACTTCTAA
- a CDS encoding polysaccharide deacetylase family protein: MENNKSFLWPQGILFALLALSASLSVGVMMLLKPNASDAQSRVNINNINITTTPAKAGTRQRIEKFKSMMLTSWQQEAKTKGLSYAVPSRFQGATIKTAKLTHGQKVIALTFDDGPWPESTTQVLDILKQNNIKATFFVVGQNVKNYPDLLRRVAAEGHAIGNHTWHHWYHFMNPQVAAYEVNNTTNLIYQITGVKTDLFRPPGGMMNNGLVSYARNNKYAVIMWSSDSIDYSRPSVPRLINNVFRLAKPGGIVLMHDGGGNRTQTVQALPEIIARFRKQGYSFVTVPELLEMQDKDEKLIANQK; encoded by the coding sequence GTGGAAAACAATAAGTCTTTTCTTTGGCCACAAGGAATATTATTTGCATTATTAGCTCTCAGTGCTAGTTTGAGTGTTGGTGTGATGATGTTGCTCAAACCAAACGCATCAGACGCACAAAGCAGAGTCAATATCAACAATATCAACATAACTACTACACCCGCTAAAGCAGGAACTCGGCAGCGAATTGAGAAATTCAAATCGATGATGCTGACTAGTTGGCAGCAAGAAGCAAAAACTAAGGGTTTGTCTTATGCTGTTCCGTCTCGTTTTCAAGGTGCGACTATCAAAACAGCAAAACTCACCCACGGACAGAAAGTCATTGCACTTACTTTTGATGACGGTCCTTGGCCTGAAAGTACTACACAAGTATTAGATATTCTTAAACAAAATAATATTAAAGCAACGTTTTTTGTCGTTGGACAAAACGTAAAAAATTACCCAGATTTATTAAGAAGGGTGGCTGCTGAAGGACACGCCATCGGCAATCATACTTGGCATCATTGGTATCATTTCATGAATCCTCAGGTAGCAGCTTATGAAGTTAATAATACAACAAACCTTATATATCAAATAACAGGTGTGAAAACAGACTTATTTCGTCCACCGGGAGGCATGATGAATAATGGACTAGTCTCCTATGCCAGAAATAATAAGTATGCGGTGATCATGTGGTCATCAGACTCAATTGACTACTCACGTCCCAGCGTACCACGGTTAATTAATAATGTGTTTAGACTAGCAAAACCTGGTGGGATTGTACTTATGCACGACGGTGGTGGTAATCGGACTCAAACTGTACAAGCATTACCAGAAATTATTGCTAGATTTCGCAAGCAAGGTTACAGTTTTGTAACTGTTCCCGAACTCTTAGAAATGCAAGATAAAGATGAAAAATTAATTGCTAATCAAAAGTAA
- a CDS encoding mannosyltransferase family protein, which yields MFEKRIFIKKILWKTDFLLPGILWFLSRILIWITMLLVAPNLPSAPESLPSLSWEVFDAWDSVHYRAIATTGYQFVDDGKQHNLAFFPLFPLCIRLLMNLGLSFELAGLLINNVTFLAALYVLYFWLKNAYGISIARWATAVVSCYPSAMFTGVIYTEGLYLFLSTAALRAFDQKQYGWTGFWGALATATRPTGMAMIPAFAIAAWKERRRTIAYIAGLATAIGVTVFSLYCAIRFHNPLAFIAAQRGWRPSLGFDWQGWLGMLMKIVVGSQNWQFGWVKPTSGLINDPWHPLLFILFVGGGYCLYFFRQYLNSSKVIYGCYSLVLFWLLLAPEDLINHLLNVFMVFGGSYALWCFREKLTPVTVMYGFCGIGLLLASGGTISLSRLAYGIVPLSIAIAMLLSRYPRQGYFVLGLFITLLARLAVGFAQKQWVG from the coding sequence ATGTTTGAAAAGCGAATATTCATCAAAAAAATTTTATGGAAGACTGATTTTCTCCTTCCTGGAATTCTATGGTTTCTTAGCCGTATCCTCATTTGGATAACGATGTTGTTGGTTGCGCCTAATTTACCATCAGCACCAGAAAGTTTGCCTAGTTTAAGCTGGGAGGTTTTTGATGCTTGGGATAGCGTGCATTATAGAGCGATCGCCACTACTGGATATCAATTTGTCGATGACGGTAAGCAGCACAATCTAGCTTTCTTTCCCTTGTTTCCCTTGTGTATTCGGTTATTGATGAATTTGGGTTTGTCTTTTGAATTAGCTGGCCTTTTAATCAACAATGTGACATTTTTGGCAGCACTTTATGTGTTGTACTTCTGGCTGAAAAATGCTTATGGAATCAGTATCGCTAGATGGGCTACGGCTGTAGTGTCTTGTTATCCATCGGCGATGTTTACAGGAGTAATTTATACAGAGGGGCTATATCTTTTTTTAAGTACAGCCGCTTTACGGGCTTTTGATCAAAAGCAGTATGGCTGGACAGGATTCTGGGGTGCATTGGCGACAGCAACACGTCCCACAGGGATGGCCATGATTCCTGCATTTGCGATCGCTGCTTGGAAAGAACGCAGACGAACAATTGCTTATATCGCAGGTTTAGCCACCGCTATAGGAGTCACGGTCTTTAGTTTATATTGTGCTATCCGCTTCCACAATCCTCTAGCCTTTATCGCTGCACAACGAGGCTGGCGGCCATCTCTCGGCTTTGATTGGCAAGGATGGTTAGGTATGCTAATGAAAATTGTCGTGGGGTCACAAAACTGGCAGTTTGGTTGGGTTAAGCCTACATCTGGTTTGATTAATGATCCTTGGCATCCTTTGTTGTTTATCCTGTTTGTTGGTGGAGGATATTGTTTATACTTTTTTCGGCAATATTTAAACTCCTCCAAGGTCATTTATGGTTGTTACAGCTTAGTGTTGTTTTGGTTACTACTGGCACCAGAAGATTTAATTAATCACTTACTGAATGTATTCATGGTCTTTGGTGGTAGTTATGCGTTGTGGTGTTTCCGTGAAAAGCTAACTCCTGTAACTGTCATGTATGGCTTTTGCGGTATCGGACTGCTGCTTGCTTCTGGGGGAACAATATCCTTAAGCCGCCTAGCTTATGGTATTGTGCCTTTGAGTATAGCGATCGCCATGCTGTTATCTCGCTATCCTCGTCAAGGGTATTTTGTTTTAGGTTTATTCATCACATTACTCGCCAGGTTAGCTGTAGGATTTGCTCAAAAACAGTGGGTGGGGTAG